One window of the Anaerolineae bacterium genome contains the following:
- a CDS encoding molybdopterin-dependent oxidoreductase, with protein sequence MKKTGWIPTVCYQCKAECAILVRAEDGKIKEIRGNPRHGGKACVKAMAGISLEYSQDRLTHPLKRVGKRGEGKFERISWDEALEIITAKLKALKDRGEAHKLTASFFPHSITDPKWRFLNAYGGFINTALPHCDSAKIVSFIKTMGGVPNHHIPPAWFTVPKGGIMILVGRHAFGGMDDAAVPRDILDAKARGAKLVVIDPLFTADAAKADWWIPIKPSGDTAFFLGMIYHIIANDLYDKEFVDNWVREGDFEKLRAYIADKTPETMSKICDVPAATIKKLAEDCAKAPSVGIDSFKGIMLGQALDFGHAWTILLAITGNIDNPGGQPLPDLTPLASVEPVPQGPDLHELGWHRTGPDREKFAKYSFIMEPVWYESQAIKNNDLKVLITAEANPALTEMGQEEWQKAVCMPGENSEYRLELLVSHEIMHSETSRYADIVLPDKSYFERWELLYMPWWYNFGHGIILRQPIVKAPGECRHSNAVFIEIGKRLTPEYFRFKDDVAYYDIQLASLGLSVEKLQEMGGVWSPGSMGFRKYEKRGGFGTPSKKLHLYWEDLEEMNQALPRTGLASEYEVDEDKYPFILVSYRSIFHSGSGQWTHNNPQLRDRVGGLYENPILVNRAAAEKIGIDDKDMVTLSSRTGRVKVRVKLTERIRPDCIGIHHGFGSTVGSVASTGEGVSDNILIPDAGSTLEWQDVVGGESHVSCRVQIEK encoded by the coding sequence ATGAAGAAAACAGGATGGATACCAACAGTATGTTATCAGTGTAAGGCCGAATGTGCCATTTTGGTGCGCGCGGAGGACGGCAAAATAAAGGAGATTAGAGGCAACCCACGCCATGGCGGCAAGGCGTGTGTCAAGGCCATGGCCGGCATTTCACTTGAATACAGCCAAGACCGCCTGACCCATCCCTTGAAGCGCGTGGGCAAGCGCGGCGAGGGCAAATTTGAGAGAATATCGTGGGACGAGGCTTTGGAAATCATCACGGCGAAATTGAAAGCGCTCAAAGATCGGGGCGAAGCGCATAAGCTCACGGCCAGCTTCTTTCCCCACAGCATTACCGATCCCAAATGGCGTTTTCTGAACGCATACGGCGGATTCATCAATACCGCTTTGCCCCACTGCGACTCAGCCAAAATTGTATCTTTTATCAAGACCATGGGCGGTGTTCCAAACCACCATATCCCGCCGGCATGGTTCACAGTGCCCAAAGGCGGCATCATGATTCTTGTCGGCCGGCATGCCTTTGGCGGCATGGATGATGCGGCTGTCCCCAGAGATATCCTGGATGCCAAAGCGCGCGGGGCAAAACTGGTGGTCATAGACCCGCTGTTTACTGCCGACGCCGCCAAGGCCGACTGGTGGATTCCCATCAAGCCTTCCGGTGATACGGCGTTTTTCCTGGGTATGATTTACCATATCATTGCCAACGATCTCTATGACAAGGAATTCGTAGACAACTGGGTCAGGGAAGGGGACTTTGAAAAACTTAGAGCCTATATCGCGGATAAAACCCCTGAAACCATGAGCAAAATCTGCGATGTGCCTGCGGCGACAATCAAGAAGCTGGCAGAAGATTGCGCAAAGGCCCCATCCGTGGGTATAGATAGCTTCAAGGGGATTATGCTGGGTCAAGCCTTGGACTTCGGTCACGCCTGGACAATTCTGCTGGCCATTACCGGCAACATCGACAACCCCGGCGGACAGCCCCTCCCGGACCTCACACCCCTGGCGTCGGTAGAACCTGTCCCTCAAGGGCCTGATTTGCACGAGCTGGGATGGCATCGCACAGGTCCGGACAGAGAAAAATTTGCCAAGTATTCTTTTATTATGGAGCCTGTCTGGTACGAGTCTCAGGCGATCAAAAACAATGACCTGAAGGTGCTAATAACTGCAGAGGCGAATCCTGCCTTAACAGAAATGGGGCAGGAGGAATGGCAGAAAGCGGTTTGCATGCCCGGTGAAAATAGCGAATACCGGTTAGAGCTTCTGGTCAGCCATGAAATCATGCATTCAGAAACTTCCAGATATGCCGATATCGTCCTTCCGGACAAGTCGTATTTTGAGCGCTGGGAGCTTTTGTACATGCCGTGGTGGTATAATTTCGGTCATGGGATCATCCTGCGACAGCCGATCGTAAAAGCGCCGGGTGAATGCCGTCATTCCAACGCGGTATTCATTGAAATCGGAAAGAGATTAACCCCTGAATATTTCCGGTTCAAGGATGACGTGGCTTACTATGACATACAGCTGGCGAGTCTGGGCCTTTCGGTGGAAAAGCTCCAGGAAATGGGCGGCGTCTGGTCGCCGGGCAGTATGGGTTTTAGAAAATACGAGAAGAGAGGCGGTTTCGGCACGCCAAGCAAGAAGTTGCACCTTTACTGGGAGGATCTTGAGGAGATGAACCAGGCGTTGCCTCGAACCGGGTTGGCCTCCGAATACGAGGTGGACGAAGATAAGTATCCGTTTATCCTGGTTTCGTACCGGAGTATTTTTCACTCGGGTTCCGGACAGTGGACGCACAACAACCCCCAGCTCCGAGACAGGGTGGGCGGCTTATATGAAAATCCGATTCTCGTGAATCGAGCAGCCGCTGAAAAAATAGGCATCGATGACAAAGATATGGTTACTCTATCATCGCGCACGGGACGCGTGAAAGTCAGGGTTAAACTGACCGAGCGAATCAGGCCCGATTGTATTGGCATCCATCACGGATTCGGTTCCACAGTGGGATCGGTGGCTTCGACGGGCGAAGGCGTGAGCGATAATATTCTAATACCGGACGCGGGCTCGACCCTTGAATGGCAAGACGTTGTTGGGGGTGAATCCCATGTTTCCTGCCGTGTCCAAATTGAGAAATAG
- a CDS encoding 4Fe-4S dicluster domain-containing protein has translation MKQLSLMIDLERCIGCKTCIAACRNYHELVDHEAGIPNEIPYYLRVESKREGTYPDVSVTSWVVPCLHCINAPCVKACKANAIAKDPETGIVRIDAEKCVGAKDCIEVCHYNVIQFNEKDNFAHKCDMCFDRVHSGEIPVCAEVCLTNAITFGERKLLKQRAVDNGRNVVKKMSTQSILYIR, from the coding sequence ATGAAACAATTAAGCTTGATGATAGATTTGGAACGGTGCATCGGATGTAAGACGTGTATCGCGGCGTGCCGCAATTATCATGAACTTGTAGACCATGAAGCGGGCATACCGAACGAAATCCCCTATTATTTGAGAGTCGAAAGCAAACGCGAGGGGACGTATCCGGATGTGTCGGTAACCAGTTGGGTTGTCCCCTGCCTCCATTGCATAAATGCCCCGTGTGTTAAAGCCTGCAAAGCCAATGCCATTGCAAAGGATCCGGAGACGGGGATCGTCCGAATCGACGCTGAAAAATGCGTGGGCGCAAAAGACTGCATTGAAGTTTGTCACTATAACGTCATCCAGTTCAACGAGAAGGATAATTTTGCCCACAAATGCGATATGTGCTTTGATCGGGTCCATTCAGGAGAAATACCGGTCTGTGCAGAGGTTTGTCTAACCAATGCGATCACTTTTGGGGAGCGGAAGTTGCTCAAGCAACGGGCCGTTGATAATGGCCGAAACGTGGTTAAGAAGATGAGCACGCAATCGATATTATACATACGATAG
- a CDS encoding HPP family protein, with the protein MIQFRFVFPTRREFKQDFYRPGVISLTRILWGSFGAGILLLVIGIFSRTFQVGVLYPPLAATCFINATCVYLRVARPKSIIVGHFVSAIGGVLAVCVGESLFGGTRFAIPINLGLAVLFAAVFMQIFDADHPPAAATAAIPVILPLPTSALLLPLHMAWGSVIAVVFAFAWNRLWFEWPPPDPECRVPRFNLHMEKADFFGTGICILGFLLMCVKPWLDIIYKVGLFIMLAGIIVLATHHFFKIELVREK; encoded by the coding sequence ATGATTCAATTTCGGTTCGTATTTCCCACGCGTCGGGAGTTTAAACAGGATTTTTACAGGCCGGGAGTCATTTCGCTGACGAGGATACTTTGGGGCTCCTTTGGCGCAGGAATCCTCCTGCTTGTCATCGGCATTTTTTCTCGAACATTCCAGGTGGGCGTCCTCTACCCCCCTTTGGCTGCAACCTGTTTTATTAACGCCACCTGCGTCTATTTGCGGGTGGCGCGGCCAAAATCAATCATCGTTGGGCATTTTGTGTCCGCCATCGGCGGCGTCTTAGCCGTATGTGTGGGGGAATCACTCTTTGGGGGCACGCGTTTTGCGATCCCTATCAATTTGGGTCTGGCTGTGCTTTTTGCCGCCGTATTCATGCAGATTTTTGACGCGGATCATCCACCTGCCGCCGCAACAGCTGCAATTCCAGTAATTTTACCATTACCCACGTCGGCCTTGCTCTTACCTCTGCACATGGCCTGGGGTTCGGTGATTGCCGTGGTATTTGCTTTTGCCTGGAATCGGCTCTGGTTCGAGTGGCCCCCGCCAGATCCCGAGTGCCGTGTGCCCCGGTTCAATTTGCATATGGAAAAAGCCGATTTTTTCGGCACGGGAATTTGTATTCTGGGCTTCTTGCTGATGTGCGTAAAACCATGGCTGGATATTATATACAAGGTTGGACTTTTCATAATGCTTGCCGGTATCATTGTTCTGGCAACACACCACTTTTTCAAAATAGAATTGGTAAGAGAAAAATAA